The following are from one region of the Mycolicibacterium diernhoferi genome:
- a CDS encoding DUF6390 family protein, whose product MTGDALFARYAYPPNELGYCGPPDPAELLQAGTLSAHAREFDGAWPYLQALADAVGGADPLDDAVVRSYWIGGDLLDRVDPDGLLHRLRTAFGGQATGLLAELTGPEGVLAHHSFHVFVVYPWVRFLDRDPVTPVRIMQNCRIRSGVVESVTDEHAVITSRPLVYADGLLALGAPTVDRVRWSRDGASLAAMPRPGDTVSAHWDWACGTLTAAECAGLAAATTATLALVNSARARLNDASSGSCRDPAAS is encoded by the coding sequence ATGACCGGAGACGCGCTGTTCGCCCGGTATGCCTACCCGCCGAACGAACTCGGCTACTGCGGGCCGCCGGATCCGGCGGAGTTGTTGCAGGCCGGCACCCTCAGCGCTCACGCGCGGGAATTCGACGGCGCCTGGCCGTATCTCCAGGCGCTGGCCGATGCCGTCGGCGGAGCCGACCCGCTCGATGACGCCGTGGTGCGCTCGTACTGGATCGGCGGCGATCTGCTGGACCGGGTCGACCCCGACGGGCTACTGCACCGGTTACGCACCGCGTTCGGCGGCCAGGCCACCGGTCTGCTGGCGGAGCTGACCGGGCCGGAAGGTGTGCTGGCGCACCACAGCTTCCATGTCTTCGTGGTCTACCCGTGGGTGCGGTTCCTGGATCGCGACCCGGTGACCCCGGTGCGGATCATGCAGAACTGCCGCATCCGCTCCGGTGTCGTGGAATCGGTCACCGACGAGCACGCGGTGATCACATCGCGACCGTTGGTCTACGCGGACGGTCTGCTCGCACTCGGGGCGCCGACAGTAGACCGGGTGCGGTGGAGCCGCGACGGGGCCTCGTTGGCAGCGATGCCGCGGCCCGGGGACACGGTGTCCGCGCACTGGGACTGGGCGTGCGGGACCCTGACCGCGGCGGAATGCGCCGGGCTGGCGGCGGCGACGACGGCCACGCTGGCGCTGGTGAACTCGGCTCGCGCTCGGCTCAACGACGCCAGTTCGGGAAGTTGTCGAGATCCCGCAGCGTCATGA
- a CDS encoding amino-acid N-acetyltransferase, translated as MSEDVDELTVRRANTSDVPAIKALIDIYAGRILLEKNLVTLYEAVQEFWVAELAGEVVACGALHVLWADLGEVRTVAVHPKVRGRGVGHRMVAQLLDVARNLHLQRIFVLTFETEFFSRHGFTEIEGTPVTAEVYEEMCRSYDTGVAEFLDLSYVKPNTLGNTRMLLTL; from the coding sequence GTGAGCGAGGACGTCGATGAACTGACCGTGCGCCGGGCCAACACGTCCGATGTACCCGCCATCAAGGCGCTCATCGACATCTACGCCGGCCGGATCCTGCTGGAGAAGAACCTGGTCACGCTGTACGAGGCGGTGCAGGAGTTCTGGGTCGCCGAGCTGGCCGGTGAGGTCGTCGCCTGCGGCGCGCTGCACGTGCTGTGGGCCGATCTCGGCGAGGTGCGCACCGTCGCCGTGCACCCCAAGGTCCGCGGCCGCGGCGTCGGCCACCGGATGGTCGCCCAACTGCTGGACGTCGCGCGCAATCTGCACCTGCAGCGCATCTTCGTGCTGACCTTCGAGACCGAGTTCTTCAGCAGGCACGGTTTCACCGAGATCGAGGGCACCCCGGTCACCGCCGAGGTCTACGAGGAGATGTGCCGGTCCTACGACACCGGTGTTGCCGAGTTCCTGGACCTGTCCTACGTCAAGCCCAACACCCTCGGCAACACCCGGATGCTGCTGACCCTCTAG
- a CDS encoding DUF3046 domain-containing protein, protein MRLTEFNERVTGLFGGAYGASVLVDHVLSALGGRTAAQAIEAGVDPRTVWRALCADFDVPRDQW, encoded by the coding sequence GTGCGTCTCACCGAGTTCAACGAACGTGTCACCGGTCTGTTCGGTGGCGCCTACGGGGCGTCGGTGCTCGTCGACCACGTGTTGAGCGCGTTGGGCGGGCGCACCGCGGCCCAGGCCATCGAGGCCGGGGTGGATCCGCGCACCGTGTGGCGGGCGCTGTGCGCCGACTTCGATGTGCCGCGCGATCAGTGGTGA
- a CDS encoding mycofactocin-coupled SDR family oxidoreductase produces MGSLSGKVAFITGAARGQGRAHAVKLAAEGADIIAVDLCEQIASVPYPLATPDDLAATVKLVEGTGARIFAAQADVRDRDSLKSALRAGTEALGERLDIVIANAGIAPMAGDDAWQDVIDVNLTGVYNTVDVAMKPMVKFGNGGSIVLTSSVAGLVGLGSPIAGSVGYAAAKHGIVGLMRVYANVLAQFSIRVNSIHPAGVDTPMIDNDFTRSWLAGLAQESQNGPDMSNALPVQTLDVDDIANAVLWLVSDAARYVTGVTLPLDAGYVNKR; encoded by the coding sequence ATGGGCTCGCTGTCCGGGAAGGTCGCGTTCATCACCGGTGCGGCGCGCGGCCAGGGTCGCGCGCACGCGGTGAAGCTGGCTGCCGAGGGCGCCGACATCATCGCCGTCGATCTGTGCGAGCAGATCGCGTCGGTGCCCTACCCGCTGGCCACACCGGATGATCTGGCCGCCACGGTGAAACTGGTCGAGGGAACCGGTGCCCGGATCTTCGCCGCGCAAGCCGATGTCCGCGACCGTGATTCGCTGAAGTCGGCGCTGCGCGCAGGCACCGAGGCACTCGGGGAGCGCCTGGACATCGTCATCGCCAACGCCGGGATCGCCCCGATGGCCGGCGACGATGCCTGGCAGGACGTCATCGACGTGAACCTCACCGGCGTCTACAACACCGTCGACGTGGCGATGAAGCCGATGGTCAAGTTCGGCAACGGCGGCTCGATCGTGCTGACCAGCTCGGTGGCCGGGCTGGTCGGGTTGGGTTCCCCGATCGCCGGCTCGGTCGGCTATGCGGCCGCCAAGCACGGCATCGTCGGCCTGATGCGGGTGTACGCAAATGTGCTGGCCCAGTTCAGCATCCGGGTGAACTCCATCCACCCGGCCGGCGTCGACACCCCGATGATCGACAACGACTTCACCCGCAGCTGGCTGGCCGGGCTCGCCCAGGAGTCGCAGAACGGGCCGGACATGTCCAACGCCCTGCCGGTGCAGACGCTGGACGTCGACGACATCGCCAATGCGGTGCTCTGGCTGGTCTCCGATGCGGCCCGTTACGTCACCGGGGTCACGCTGCCGCTGGATGCCGGCTACGTCAACAAACGCTGA
- the pgsA gene encoding CDP-diacylglycerol--glycerol-3-phosphate 3-phosphatidyltransferase, with protein MPGQSDIDPVVPRASVANVANLLTGLRLVLVPVFLAALFVGDGHETFWRTVAFAIFAVAVITDHFDGALARAYGMVTEFGKLLDPIADKLLIGSALIGLSMLGDLPWWITIVIMAREIGVTLLRFAVLRHGVIPASRGGKLKTLVQAVAIGLFILPIAVWPPIWLTLATGLMWLAVLLTVLTGFDYVLSAVRDSRTRPAT; from the coding sequence GTGCCGGGGCAATCAGACATCGATCCAGTTGTGCCCCGTGCATCCGTGGCGAACGTCGCCAACCTGCTCACGGGGCTGCGGCTGGTCCTGGTCCCGGTGTTCCTGGCGGCGCTGTTCGTCGGCGACGGCCATGAGACGTTCTGGCGAACAGTCGCATTCGCGATCTTCGCGGTGGCGGTCATCACAGACCACTTCGACGGGGCGCTGGCCCGCGCCTACGGCATGGTCACCGAATTCGGGAAACTGCTCGACCCGATCGCGGACAAGCTGCTGATCGGCTCGGCGCTGATCGGGCTGTCGATGCTCGGTGACCTGCCCTGGTGGATCACCATCGTCATCATGGCCCGCGAGATCGGGGTCACCCTGCTGCGATTCGCGGTGCTGCGGCACGGGGTGATCCCGGCCAGCCGCGGTGGAAAGCTGAAAACCCTGGTCCAGGCGGTGGCGATCGGCCTGTTCATCCTGCCGATCGCGGTCTGGCCGCCGATCTGGTTGACGTTGGCGACCGGGCTGATGTGGCTGGCGGTGCTGCTCACCGTGCTGACCGGTTTCGATTACGTGCTCTCCGCGGTCCGCGATTCCCGGACCCGTCCGGCTACCTGA
- a CDS encoding limonene-1,2-epoxide hydrolase family protein, which translates to MTDPVAPTGTGTDNIATVDRFLFSLRGPDLDTAADLLDENLVYQNVGLPTIHGRARTLKLFKGMEGRNLGFDVKIHRSAADGVSVLNERTDVIRIGPVVLKFWVCGVFEVHDGRITLWRDYFDQFDMAKALVRGVIGAVIPGLRPRL; encoded by the coding sequence ATGACCGACCCGGTGGCACCGACCGGCACAGGTACCGACAACATCGCGACGGTGGATCGCTTCTTGTTCTCGTTGCGCGGACCCGACCTGGACACCGCGGCCGACCTGCTCGACGAGAACCTCGTCTACCAGAACGTCGGCCTGCCGACCATCCACGGCCGCGCCCGCACCCTGAAGCTGTTCAAGGGTATGGAGGGGCGCAACCTGGGCTTCGACGTCAAGATCCACCGCAGCGCCGCCGACGGGGTCAGCGTGCTCAACGAACGCACCGACGTGATCCGGATCGGTCCCGTCGTCCTGAAGTTCTGGGTGTGCGGGGTGTTCGAGGTGCACGACGGCCGCATCACCCTGTGGCGGGATTACTTCGACCAGTTCGACATGGCCAAGGCGCTGGTCCGCGGGGTGATCGGCGCGGTGATTCCCGGGTTGCGCCCTAGACTCTGA
- a CDS encoding glycosyltransferase, translated as MKVAVVAGPDPGHAFPAIALCLRFLAAGDSPTLFTGEQWLDTARAAGVDAELLAGLDPDDGDDDQDAGAKIHHRAARMAVLNAPAMGTLAPDLVCSDVITACGGMAAELLGLPWVEVDPHPLYLPSKGLPPVGSGLAPGVGLRGRVRDTVLRTLTARSIRAGNRDRAAARAGIGLPARDPGPMRRLIATLPALEVERPDWPEEAVLVGPLHFEPTEAVLTPPPGRGPLVMVAPSTATTGTTGLAELALSALAPGRGLPAGLRVAVSRLGGDALAVPDWAVVGLGRQDELLAHADVLVCGGGHGIVAKSLLHGVPLVTVPGGGDQWEIANRVVRQGSGRLIRPLTAEALTAAVGEVLADPTYRAAAERARAGADAVADPVRVCHDALGATR; from the coding sequence GTGAAGGTAGCCGTGGTCGCCGGACCCGATCCCGGTCATGCATTCCCGGCCATTGCGCTGTGCCTGCGCTTCCTGGCCGCGGGAGATTCCCCGACGCTGTTCACCGGGGAGCAGTGGCTCGACACCGCCCGCGCGGCGGGCGTCGACGCCGAGCTGCTGGCGGGTCTGGATCCCGACGACGGTGACGACGATCAGGACGCCGGGGCCAAGATCCACCACCGGGCGGCCCGGATGGCGGTGCTCAACGCGCCCGCCATGGGCACGCTGGCACCGGATCTGGTGTGCTCGGACGTGATCACCGCGTGCGGCGGGATGGCCGCCGAACTGCTCGGCCTGCCGTGGGTCGAAGTCGACCCGCACCCGCTCTATCTGCCGTCCAAGGGGTTGCCCCCGGTGGGCAGTGGTCTGGCCCCCGGCGTCGGTCTGCGTGGCCGGGTCCGCGACACGGTGTTGCGGACACTGACCGCACGTTCGATCCGGGCCGGGAACCGGGACCGGGCGGCGGCCCGGGCGGGTATCGGTCTGCCCGCGCGCGATCCGGGTCCGATGCGGCGTCTGATCGCGACGCTGCCGGCGTTGGAGGTCGAGCGCCCGGACTGGCCGGAGGAGGCCGTCCTGGTCGGACCGCTGCATTTCGAGCCGACCGAGGCGGTGCTGACGCCGCCGCCGGGGCGGGGCCCGCTGGTGATGGTCGCGCCGTCGACGGCGACCACCGGCACCACCGGCCTCGCCGAACTCGCGTTGAGCGCATTGGCGCCCGGGCGCGGGCTGCCGGCGGGCCTGCGGGTGGCGGTATCGCGGTTGGGCGGTGACGCATTGGCGGTGCCGGACTGGGCGGTGGTCGGCCTCGGACGCCAGGACGAACTGCTCGCCCACGCCGATGTGCTGGTGTGCGGGGGAGGCCACGGCATCGTGGCCAAATCGCTGCTGCACGGCGTGCCACTGGTTACCGTGCCCGGTGGCGGGGACCAGTGGGAGATCGCCAATCGTGTTGTCCGGCAAGGTAGCGGCCGGCTGATCCGGCCGCTGACGGCCGAGGCGTTGACCGCCGCCGTCGGCGAGGTCCTCGCCGACCCGACGTACCGGGCCGCCGCCGAACGGGCCCGGGCCGGGGCGGACGCGGTGGCCGATCCGGTACGGGTGTGCCATGACGCGCTCGGAGCGACTCGGTAG
- the pspM gene encoding phage shock envelope stress response protein PspM, translating to MASGYKTTQQRGWRALLARGVQGGIDTAAEYSGLLAEKLAMMSDPRAKLLRKRRWALRLAVFFGVSSLFWVLVTAVLASWSTPVWALIVTGVIASGAAFPATWAFLRYRWLRAEPLPAGPAARRMPPYGSAARKPMAALASSERGLYSLLGVLQRGRMLPAEDLKDIADAAGQTAATMAATANEVVAMERAGASSPRSRAHLAATIGAYTAQLHHGARQYDEMVTAAAQLVSSLNAGPHAVPGARRYRDELVEATDRLQGWAQAYNELGQLRGA from the coding sequence ATGGCGAGCGGATACAAGACGACGCAGCAACGCGGCTGGCGGGCGCTTCTCGCCCGCGGGGTGCAGGGCGGCATCGACACCGCTGCCGAGTACTCCGGTTTGCTGGCCGAAAAGCTCGCCATGATGTCCGATCCGCGGGCCAAGCTGCTGCGCAAGCGGCGCTGGGCGCTGCGACTGGCGGTGTTCTTCGGCGTCAGCAGCCTGTTCTGGGTGCTGGTGACCGCCGTCCTGGCGTCCTGGAGCACCCCGGTGTGGGCACTGATCGTGACCGGCGTGATCGCCTCCGGTGCGGCGTTCCCGGCCACGTGGGCGTTCCTGCGCTACCGGTGGCTGCGCGCCGAACCGCTGCCCGCCGGCCCGGCCGCCCGCCGGATGCCGCCCTACGGGTCCGCTGCGCGTAAGCCGATGGCGGCGCTGGCGTCCTCCGAGCGGGGGCTCTACTCACTGCTGGGTGTGCTGCAGCGGGGCAGGATGCTGCCTGCCGAGGACCTCAAGGACATCGCCGACGCGGCCGGGCAGACCGCGGCCACCATGGCGGCCACCGCCAACGAGGTGGTGGCCATGGAGCGCGCCGGGGCGTCCTCACCGCGGTCGCGGGCACACCTGGCGGCGACCATCGGCGCTTACACGGCCCAGCTGCACCACGGCGCCCGCCAGTACGACGAGATGGTGACCGCGGCGGCTCAATTGGTGTCCTCGCTGAACGCCGGTCCGCACGCGGTGCCCGGGGCGCGGCGCTACCGTGACGAGCTGGTCGAGGCCACCGACCGGCTCCAGGGCTGGGCACAGGCCTACAACGAACTGGGGCAGTTGCGCGGGGCCTGA
- the pspA gene encoding phage shock protein PspA yields MANPFVKAWKYLMALFSSKVDEYADPKVQIQQAIEDAQRQHQALTQQAAQVIGNQRQLEMRLNRQLADIEKLQANVRQALTLADQAAANGDAAKATEYTNAAEAFAAQLVTAEQSVEDLKALHDQSLQAAGQAKKAVEQNSMMLQQKIAERTKLLSQLEQAKMQEQVSKSLRSMSEISAPGTTPNLDEVREKIERRYANAMGATELAQNSVQGRMMEVQQASVQMAGHSRLEQIRASMRGEALPSGGATAPATPAANPPAATPENPLPQ; encoded by the coding sequence ATGGCCAACCCGTTCGTCAAGGCGTGGAAGTACCTCATGGCGCTGTTCAGCTCGAAGGTCGACGAGTACGCCGATCCGAAGGTGCAGATCCAGCAGGCCATCGAGGACGCCCAGCGTCAGCACCAGGCGCTGACCCAGCAGGCCGCCCAGGTCATCGGTAACCAGCGCCAGCTGGAGATGCGGCTGAACCGCCAGCTCGCCGACATCGAGAAGCTCCAGGCCAATGTGCGCCAGGCGCTCACCCTGGCCGATCAGGCCGCGGCCAACGGTGACGCGGCGAAGGCCACCGAATACACCAACGCCGCCGAGGCTTTCGCCGCCCAGCTGGTGACCGCCGAGCAGAGCGTCGAGGACCTCAAGGCCCTGCACGACCAGTCGCTGCAGGCCGCCGGCCAGGCCAAGAAGGCCGTCGAGCAGAACTCGATGATGCTGCAGCAGAAGATCGCCGAGCGCACCAAGCTGCTGTCCCAGCTCGAGCAGGCCAAGATGCAGGAGCAGGTCAGCAAGTCGCTGCGGTCGATGAGTGAGATCTCCGCGCCGGGCACCACCCCCAACCTCGACGAGGTCCGGGAGAAGATCGAGCGCCGCTACGCGAACGCGATGGGCGCCACCGAGCTCGCGCAGAACTCGGTGCAGGGCCGCATGATGGAGGTCCAGCAGGCCAGCGTGCAGATGGCCGGGCACTCCCGCCTCGAGCAGATCCGCGCCTCGATGCGTGGTGAAGCACTGCCGTCCGGCGGCGCCACCGCCCCGGCCACCCCCGCCGCCAACCCGCCCGCGGCGACCCCGGAAAACCCACTGCCCCAATAG
- the clgR gene encoding transcriptional regulator ClgR, protein MTVLMREVIGDVLREARTGQGRTLREVSDAARVSLGYLSEVERGRKEASSELLNAICEALDIPMSRVLFSAGEQMARNEGVVTGIDAATKVVIPQVVSMAVA, encoded by the coding sequence ATGACGGTACTGATGCGCGAAGTGATCGGCGACGTACTGCGCGAGGCCCGGACCGGGCAGGGACGCACCCTTCGTGAGGTGTCCGACGCCGCGCGGGTCAGCCTGGGCTATCTCTCGGAAGTGGAACGCGGCCGCAAAGAGGCCTCCAGTGAGCTGCTGAACGCGATCTGCGAGGCCCTCGACATCCCGATGTCGCGGGTGCTGTTCAGCGCGGGGGAGCAGATGGCCCGCAACGAAGGGGTCGTCACCGGGATCGACGCCGCGACCAAGGTCGTCATCCCGCAGGTTGTGTCCATGGCGGTGGCCTGA
- a CDS encoding DUF5313 domain-containing protein — MSTSKPNLFQLIRYCLGKPLPPAMLDWVRNDLAGPGATRRVMLRVLVPAVLVLAPFWLIPTTLYVHLSMTVPILIPFVYFSHALNKIWRRHMLRAHGLDPSLVDALARKRDAAKHQSYIDRYGARPESAELGTHDI; from the coding sequence ATGAGCACAAGCAAGCCCAATCTGTTCCAGCTGATCAGGTACTGCCTCGGTAAGCCGCTGCCGCCCGCCATGCTCGACTGGGTGCGAAACGACCTGGCCGGCCCGGGTGCCACCCGCCGGGTGATGCTGCGGGTCCTGGTGCCCGCTGTGCTGGTCCTGGCGCCGTTCTGGCTGATCCCGACGACCTTGTACGTGCACCTGTCGATGACGGTGCCGATCCTCATCCCGTTCGTCTACTTCTCGCATGCGCTGAACAAGATCTGGCGCCGGCACATGTTGCGGGCGCACGGGCTGGACCCGTCGCTGGTCGATGCCCTGGCCCGCAAGCGCGACGCCGCCAAGCACCAGTCCTATATCGACCGCTACGGGGCCCGACCGGAATCGGCGGAACTGGGCACCCACGACATCTGA
- a CDS encoding FtsK/SpoIIIE family DNA translocase has product MANKTAARSGARSSSSKGSSSSRTGSKPARPAAPRKPAPRKPAARKPAARKPAPRRGPSRFAAAGAAVGRGTRAGWLVMAKGAGSTARSVGRARDLEPGHRRDGIALGLLGVAVVVAASSWFDAARPVGGWIDTVVRSVIGGAVVLVPIVLAVIAVVLMRTEPDPDARPRLILGSSMIALPVLGLWHIWAGAPLDPVDRREAAGFIGFVLGGPLSDGLTVWIATPLLVIGVLFGLLLLTGTTIRELPDTLRSMFGTREFDEYDDDYYDEDAEYDDVEDDAVTEDFSDGYYDDDYGDAQSWPTPAPPAALPAGSPMDNYPLPEEVAEAEPPTAPEPVVAKPRKPKAEPKKPKPEETLVMDRVVEGPYNLPSLDLLIAGDPPKLRTAANDQMEAAITSVLQQFKVDAAVTGCTRGPTVTRYEVELGPGVKVEKITALHRNIAYAVATESVRMLAPIPGKSAVGIEVPNTDREMVRLADVLTAPSTRRDHHPLVIGLGKDIEGDFVSANLAKMPHLLVAGSTGSGKSSFVNSMLVSLLARATPEEVRMILIDPKMVELTPYEGIPHLITPIITEPKKAAAALAWLVEEMEQRYQDMKASRVRHIDVFNEKVRSGEISTPLGSERVYKPYPYILAIVDELADLMMTAPRDVEEAIVRITQKARAAGIHLVLATQRPSVDVVTGLIKTNVPSRLAFATSSLTDSRVILDQPGAEKLIGMGDGLFLPMGANKPLRMQGAFITDEEIHAVVEASKEQAEPEFVEGVTAVKAGERKDVDPDIGDDMDVFLQAVELVVSSQFGSTSMLQRKLRVGFAKAGRLMDLMENRGIVGPSEGSKAREVLVKPDELAGTLMLIRGGSDANGADTDDEDEF; this is encoded by the coding sequence ATGGCCAACAAGACCGCCGCCCGGTCCGGAGCCCGTTCGAGCAGTTCAAAGGGCAGTTCCAGCTCACGGACCGGATCGAAACCGGCGCGCCCGGCTGCCCCGCGCAAGCCCGCCCCCCGTAAGCCTGCGGCCCGTAAGCCGGCCGCCCGCAAGCCGGCCCCCCGGCGCGGTCCGTCCCGCTTCGCCGCCGCCGGCGCCGCCGTCGGTCGCGGCACCCGGGCCGGCTGGCTGGTGATGGCCAAGGGCGCCGGGTCCACCGCCCGCTCGGTGGGCCGGGCCCGCGACCTGGAGCCCGGCCACCGCCGCGACGGCATCGCACTCGGACTGCTCGGCGTCGCCGTCGTCGTGGCCGCCAGCTCCTGGTTCGATGCGGCACGGCCGGTCGGCGGCTGGATCGACACCGTGGTGCGCAGCGTCATCGGCGGCGCGGTGGTGCTGGTGCCGATCGTCCTGGCCGTGATCGCCGTCGTCCTGATGCGCACCGAACCGGACCCCGACGCCCGGCCCCGGCTGATCCTCGGCTCCTCGATGATCGCGCTGCCGGTGCTGGGGCTGTGGCACATCTGGGCGGGCGCCCCGCTGGACCCGGTGGACCGTCGCGAGGCCGCCGGCTTCATCGGCTTCGTGCTGGGCGGTCCGCTCTCGGACGGGCTCACCGTCTGGATCGCCACGCCGCTGCTCGTCATCGGGGTGCTGTTCGGCCTGCTGCTGCTGACCGGGACCACCATCCGGGAACTGCCCGACACGCTGCGCTCGATGTTCGGCACCCGCGAATTCGACGAGTATGACGACGACTACTACGACGAGGACGCCGAATACGACGACGTCGAGGACGACGCCGTCACCGAGGACTTCTCCGACGGCTACTACGACGACGATTACGGCGACGCGCAGAGCTGGCCGACCCCGGCCCCGCCCGCAGCCCTGCCGGCCGGGTCGCCGATGGACAACTACCCGCTGCCCGAAGAGGTGGCCGAGGCCGAACCGCCGACGGCGCCGGAACCTGTTGTGGCCAAACCCCGTAAGCCCAAGGCCGAGCCGAAGAAGCCGAAGCCCGAAGAGACCCTGGTGATGGACCGGGTGGTCGAGGGCCCCTACAACCTGCCGTCGTTGGACCTGCTGATCGCCGGTGACCCGCCCAAGCTGCGCACCGCGGCCAACGATCAGATGGAAGCCGCCATCACCTCGGTGCTGCAGCAGTTCAAGGTCGACGCCGCGGTCACCGGGTGCACCCGGGGGCCGACCGTCACCCGCTACGAGGTCGAACTCGGCCCCGGCGTGAAGGTCGAGAAGATCACCGCGCTGCACCGCAACATCGCGTATGCGGTGGCCACCGAGAGCGTCCGCATGCTCGCGCCCATCCCGGGCAAGTCCGCCGTCGGCATCGAGGTGCCCAACACCGACCGCGAGATGGTCCGGTTGGCGGACGTGCTGACCGCGCCCAGCACGCGGCGCGATCACCACCCGCTGGTGATCGGCCTGGGCAAGGACATCGAGGGCGACTTCGTCTCGGCGAACCTGGCCAAGATGCCGCACCTGCTGGTCGCCGGTTCCACCGGATCGGGTAAGTCCAGCTTCGTCAACTCGATGCTGGTCTCGCTGCTGGCGCGGGCCACCCCGGAGGAGGTCAGGATGATCCTGATCGACCCGAAGATGGTGGAACTCACGCCGTATGAAGGCATTCCGCACCTGATCACGCCGATCATCACCGAACCCAAGAAGGCCGCCGCCGCGCTGGCCTGGCTGGTCGAGGAGATGGAACAGCGCTACCAGGACATGAAGGCCTCCCGGGTGCGTCACATCGACGTGTTCAACGAAAAAGTGAGATCGGGCGAAATTTCCACGCCGCTGGGCAGCGAACGGGTCTACAAGCCCTACCCCTACATCCTGGCCATCGTCGACGAGCTCGCCGACCTGATGATGACCGCACCGCGTGACGTCGAAGAGGCGATCGTGCGCATCACGCAGAAGGCCCGCGCCGCCGGTATCCACCTGGTACTGGCCACCCAGCGGCCGTCGGTGGATGTCGTGACCGGTCTGATCAAGACCAACGTGCCGTCCCGGCTCGCGTTCGCCACCTCGTCGCTGACCGACAGCCGCGTCATCCTGGACCAGCCGGGTGCGGAGAAGCTGATCGGTATGGGCGACGGCCTGTTCCTGCCGATGGGCGCCAACAAGCCGCTGCGCATGCAGGGTGCGTTCATCACCGACGAGGAGATCCACGCCGTCGTCGAGGCCTCCAAGGAGCAGGCCGAACCGGAGTTCGTCGAGGGCGTCACCGCGGTCAAAGCGGGCGAGCGCAAGGACGTCGACCCCGACATCGGCGACGACATGGACGTCTTCCTGCAGGCGGTCGAACTGGTGGTGTCCTCGCAGTTCGGGTCCACCTCGATGCTGCAGCGCAAGCTGCGGGTCGGGTTCGCCAAGGCCGGCCGCCTGATGGACCTGATGGAGAACCGCGGCATCGTCGGCCCGTCGGAGGGCTCCAAGGCGCGCGAGGTGCTGGTCAAGCCCGACGAGCTGGCCGGCACCCTGATGCTGATCCGCGGCGGTTCGGACGCCAACGGCGCCGACACCGACGACGAGGACGAGTTCTAG
- a CDS encoding putative quinol monooxygenase, with protein MPVVVVATMTAKPESVDIVRAACTAAIAEVHAEPGCELYSLHEAEGTFVFVEQWADADALKTHSTAPAIGKLFGAVGEHLDGAPDIKMLTPVVAGDPAKGQLRG; from the coding sequence ATGCCCGTTGTCGTCGTCGCCACCATGACCGCCAAGCCCGAGTCGGTGGACATCGTCCGCGCGGCCTGCACCGCGGCCATCGCCGAGGTGCACGCCGAGCCCGGTTGTGAGCTCTACTCGCTGCATGAGGCCGAGGGCACCTTCGTGTTCGTCGAGCAGTGGGCCGACGCCGACGCTCTCAAGACGCACAGCACCGCACCCGCGATCGGCAAGCTGTTCGGTGCGGTCGGTGAGCACCTCGACGGCGCACCCGACATCAAGATGCTGACCCCGGTGGTGGCCGGGGACCCCGCCAAGGGTCAGCTGCGCGGCTAG
- a CDS encoding DUF2834 domain-containing protein — protein sequence MTTSSKVRCALYAVIAVVALIATWTQNIAYLGSGVSFMPDFLSDLMVNAATRSFTFDLLLLTAAVVVLMLVEAHKHGVRYVWAYIIGGMLIAISVTFPLFLIAREVRMGRTCPARPSAIA from the coding sequence ATGACCACTTCGAGCAAGGTCCGCTGCGCCCTCTACGCCGTCATCGCCGTCGTCGCACTGATCGCCACCTGGACGCAGAACATCGCCTACCTGGGCTCGGGCGTGTCGTTCATGCCCGATTTCCTCAGCGATCTGATGGTGAACGCGGCCACCCGGTCGTTCACCTTCGATCTGCTCCTGCTCACCGCGGCCGTGGTGGTGTTGATGCTGGTGGAGGCGCATAAGCACGGTGTCCGCTACGTGTGGGCCTACATCATCGGCGGGATGCTCATCGCGATCAGCGTGACCTTTCCGCTGTTCCTCATCGCCCGGGAGGTGCGGATGGGCCGGACGTGTCCCGCCCGGCCTTCCGCGATCGCCTGA